The DNA region AGATCGCGCGCGATGCCGTGCACGCCGGTGCAGTCCTGCCGGTTCGGCGTCAAATTGATCTCGATGACGGGATCGCCGAGCCCGGCCCAGTCGGCATAGCCCTTGCCGAGCGGCGCGTCGGCCGGCAGCTCCATGATGCCGTCGTGGTCTTCGGAGATCTGCAGTTCGGCGGCCGAGCACAGCATGCCGCGGCTCTCGACGCCGCGGATGGTGCCGACGCCCAGCGTGATGTCTTTGCCCGGGATGTAGGTGCCGGGCGGCGAGAATACGCTGATCAGCCCGGCACGCGCATTCGGCGCACCGCACACCACCTGCACCGGCGCACCGCCGTCGCCGGTGTCGACCATGCAGACGCGCAGCCGGTCGGCATTCGGATGCTGCTCGGCCGAGATCACGCGCGCGATGGTGAACGGCGCGAGCGCCTTCGCCTTGTCCTCGATGTTCTCGACCTCAAGCCCGATCATGGTGAGCTTGTCGGCGAGCTTGTCGAGCGGCTCGTCGGTCTCGAGATGTTCCTTCAGCCAGGAGAGGGTGAACTTCACGGCTGCATGCCTCGGTTCTTGTTGGTGTTGACTAGATTAACTTGGTCGCTCGTTTCGCAATGTCGCGCTCACGCGCGGACATCACGTGCTGAGCCCGCCAGCGATCGTCGGGATGTCGAGCGGCTTGAAGCCGTAGTGGTTGAGCCAGCGGATGTCGTTCTCGAACAGCTGGCGGAGATCGGCGATGCCGTATTTCAGCATCGCGATGCGGTCGATGCCCATGCCCCAGGCAAAACCCTGGTAGATGTCGGGATCGATGCCGCAGGCGCGCAGCACGTTCGGGTGCACCATGCCGCAGCCGAGAATCTCCATCCAGTCCTCGCCCTCGCCGAAGCGGATCTCGCCCTTGTCGCGGCGGCACTGGATGTCGACCTCGAGCGACGGCTCGGTGAACGGGAAGAACGACGGCCGGAACCGCATGTTGATGTGGTCGACCTCGAAGAACGCCTTGCAGAACTCGTGCAGGATCCATTTGAGGTGGCCGAGATGCGAGCCCTTGTCGATCACGAGGCCCTCGACCTGGTGGAATTGCGGCGTGTGGGTCGCATCCGAGTCGATGCGATAGGTGCGGCCCGGGCAGATCACGCGGATCGGCGGCTTCTGGCTCAGCATGGTGCGCACCTGCACCGGCGAGGTGTGGGTGCGCAACAGCATGCGCGTGCCGTCCTCCTTCGGATTGAAGAAGAAGGTGTCGTGCATTTCGCGCGCCGGATGGCCGATCGGGAAGTTCAGTTTTGTAAAGTTGTAGTCGTCGGTCTCGATGTCGGGACCTTCGGCGACCGCAAAGCCCATATCGGCGAAGATCGTGGTGAGCTCGTCCCAGACCTGGCTCAGCGGATGGATGCGGCCGGTCTCCGCCGGCGTCTCGCGCAGCGGCAGCGTGACGTCGATGGTCTCGGCGGCGAGGCGCGCATCGAGCGCGGCCGCTTTCAACACGTCGCGCCTGGCAGCGAACGCCTGCGTCACCGCATCCTTGGCAAGGTTGATCCTCGCGCCCTCGGTCTTGCGCTCCTCCGGCGACATTTTTCCAAGGGTCGCAAGGAGCGCCGAGATCGAGCCCTTCTTGCCGAGCGCCGAGACGCGCACCGCCTCGAGGGCGGCCTCGTCAGCGGCCGAGGCGATCTGGTCGAGGATGGAAGTTTCGAGGGTTGCGAGGTCGGACACGGTCAATTCCTGCGCTGAGCATGATCCGGCGGGAAGAGCCGGCTTCCGAACCATGCGCCAAAATTCGGCTGGGTTGTCGCCGCCCGAAGGCCGTAACGTCAAGCAAAAAGCCGGTCATTTCGGGCTTGTGGCCGACTGCATTGAACCCCGCGCGGAGGTCGGGCTACCCAAGGGGAGTTCAAGGAGACCCACGCGATGTTGCTGCGATCTTGCCTGGCCGTGCCGGCGGTCCTGTTCATGCTCGGCACGGCGTATGCCGCGACCGAGGAATGTCCCGCCAAATCCACCCAGATGGACGACATCATCGCGGTGCTGGAGAAGGCGCCGAGCTGCAACCGCGCGATGAAGATCTTCGAGGCGTGCGAATACGGCGCCAGCGGAGACGTCCAGTTCGGTGCCGTGGTCGAGAAGAAATGCGAGGTGGACTTCCTGTCCGGCCTCAAGGGTGCGCCGAAGCGGGCGTATCAGCACGAGATGCAGGTCTGCGACCGCAAGTACCGGAATGAATCCGGCACCATGTACATCTCGTTTACGGCGTTCTGCCGGGCGCAGGTCGCCCAGCGCTATTCGCAGAAGGCGCTGAAAGCGGTCCAGAAGGCCCGCTAGGATCAGGCAGCCAGCGCGGCCTTGGCCTTCTCGGCGATCGCCTGGAACGCAACCGGCTCGTGGATCGCGAGATCCGACAACACCTTGCGGTCGACGACGACGCCCGACTTGGAGAGGCCGTTGATAAACACGCTGTAGGTCATGCCGAACGGACGGACCGCAGCGTTGATGCGCTGGATCCAGAGCGCGCGGAAGGTGCGCTTCTTGCGCTTGCGGTCGCGGAAGGCGTACTGGCCGGCCTTTTCGACGGCCTGCTTGGCAGTGCGGATGGTGTTCTTGCGGCGGCCGTAATAGCCCTTGGCGGCCTTGAAAACTTTCTTGTGCTTGGCGTGAGAGGTCACACCGCGTTTGACGCGAGACATGACGGAAATCCTTGAGATCTAGAAGAAGTGACGGGGCGCCGCGCCAGGCGCGGCCGGGTTCAAGCAGATGAGCGCGATCAGGCGTTCGGCAAGAAGTACTTCTTGACGTTGTCGCCGTCGGTCTTGAACAGCACGCGGGTGCCGCGGAGCTGACGGATCTGCTTCTTCGTCCGCTTGATCATGCCGTGGCGCTTGCCGCGCTGGGCGTGCATGACTTTGCCAGTGGCAGTCACCTTGAAGCGCTTTTTAGCGCCCGACTTGGTCTTCAACTTGGGCATTTAGCTCTCCTGTCGCCCAACACGAATATCGCCCAAAGAGGCGTTCGGCCGGCTAAAATGCTCGTTAGAGCGTTGAAAGTGCTATGGTTTTTTCCGAATTGAAAGAACCTGCACTGAACGTCGCCACGGCAGCCCTTGATCAGCCGGGCGGCGAAGGCCCGGCTTATGACAGAGGATCGGCGATTTTGCAACGTTTCAGGTAGCCAAACTACGGAGCCGTAGCCCGGATGGAGCGGAGCGAAATCCGGGGCCGGTCGAGCCGCGGACGCACCGTCCCGGATTACGCTGGCGCTCCATCCGGGCTACGGGAGCCCCTATCCGGGCTACGAAAAGAAACGGCCCGCCAGAGGGTCTGACGAGCTGCTCCATTTTCAGCAA from Bradyrhizobium sp. B124 includes:
- the pheS gene encoding phenylalanine--tRNA ligase subunit alpha — translated: MSDLATLETSILDQIASAADEAALEAVRVSALGKKGSISALLATLGKMSPEERKTEGARINLAKDAVTQAFAARRDVLKAAALDARLAAETIDVTLPLRETPAETGRIHPLSQVWDELTTIFADMGFAVAEGPDIETDDYNFTKLNFPIGHPAREMHDTFFFNPKEDGTRMLLRTHTSPVQVRTMLSQKPPIRVICPGRTYRIDSDATHTPQFHQVEGLVIDKGSHLGHLKWILHEFCKAFFEVDHINMRFRPSFFPFTEPSLEVDIQCRRDKGEIRFGEGEDWMEILGCGMVHPNVLRACGIDPDIYQGFAWGMGIDRIAMLKYGIADLRQLFENDIRWLNHYGFKPLDIPTIAGGLST
- the rplT gene encoding 50S ribosomal protein L20, whose protein sequence is MSRVKRGVTSHAKHKKVFKAAKGYYGRRKNTIRTAKQAVEKAGQYAFRDRKRKKRTFRALWIQRINAAVRPFGMTYSVFINGLSKSGVVVDRKVLSDLAIHEPVAFQAIAEKAKAALAA
- the rpmI gene encoding 50S ribosomal protein L35, which produces MPKLKTKSGAKKRFKVTATGKVMHAQRGKRHGMIKRTKKQIRQLRGTRVLFKTDGDNVKKYFLPNA